The following proteins come from a genomic window of Streptomyces sp. Sge12:
- a CDS encoding ABC transporter permease, which yields MKKFDKDRLILGFAGPVLALVSAFLLTMIVLAATGIDPIEPLRLMVENAGYEDVQILIVNQAGTYYLAALAVAIGFRMNLFNIGVDGQYRLAAMLSAVVGAAVTLPGPLHLLLIVLVAMLVGAFWSGIAGVLKAKRGVSEVVSTIMLNAIATSLIAWLMLTKNLGVQIEGSNDLTTGDIAESGWFPAVSLGDGLELYGFTFVAFALGIVYWFTLNRTRFGFDLRATGASESAAQASGVDAKKMIITSMLISGAVAGLAGMPQLLGETHTYNLAFPVGVGFTGITIALLGRNSPVGMLFAAFLMAFIDKASASLDQNGYAKEIGTIMKGLIVIAVVVSYELVRRYGIRRQQQKVGEELAAGHAMKTEKEVAA from the coding sequence ATGAAGAAATTCGACAAGGACCGGCTGATCCTCGGCTTCGCCGGGCCCGTCCTCGCGCTGGTCAGCGCCTTCCTGCTGACCATGATCGTGCTGGCCGCGACGGGCATCGACCCGATCGAGCCGCTGCGCCTGATGGTGGAGAACGCCGGCTACGAGGACGTCCAGATCCTCATCGTGAACCAGGCCGGTACGTACTACCTGGCGGCCCTGGCCGTGGCCATCGGCTTCCGGATGAACCTCTTCAACATCGGCGTCGACGGCCAGTACCGCCTCGCGGCGATGCTCTCCGCCGTGGTCGGTGCGGCGGTGACCCTGCCGGGTCCGCTGCACCTGCTGCTGATCGTCCTCGTGGCGATGCTCGTCGGTGCCTTCTGGTCCGGTATCGCCGGTGTCCTCAAGGCCAAGCGCGGGGTGAGCGAGGTCGTCTCCACGATCATGCTCAACGCCATCGCGACCAGCCTCATCGCCTGGCTGATGCTGACGAAGAACCTCGGCGTCCAGATCGAGGGCTCCAACGACCTGACCACCGGCGACATCGCCGAGTCGGGCTGGTTCCCGGCCGTGTCCCTCGGCGACGGGCTGGAGCTCTACGGCTTCACCTTCGTGGCCTTCGCGCTCGGCATCGTCTACTGGTTCACGCTCAACCGGACCCGCTTCGGCTTCGACCTGCGCGCCACCGGTGCCAGCGAGTCCGCCGCGCAGGCCTCCGGCGTCGACGCCAAGAAGATGATCATCACCTCGATGCTCATCTCCGGTGCGGTCGCCGGCCTCGCCGGTATGCCGCAGCTGCTGGGCGAGACGCACACCTACAACCTGGCCTTCCCGGTCGGTGTCGGCTTCACCGGCATCACCATCGCGCTGCTCGGCCGCAACAGCCCGGTCGGCATGCTCTTCGCCGCGTTCCTGATGGCGTTCATCGACAAGGCCTCGGCCTCGCTCGACCAGAACGGGTACGCGAAGGAGATCGGCACGATCATGAAGGGCCTGATCGTGATCGCAGTCGTCGTCTCGTACGAGCTCGTCCGCCGCTACGGCATCCGCCGGCAGCAGCAGAAGGTCGGCGAGGAGCTGGCCGCGGGCCACGCCATGAAGACCGAGAAGGAGGTCGCGGCGTGA
- a CDS encoding ABC transporter ATP-binding protein, producing MRQGECVINASSPPPAVELHGITKRFPGVVANKDIAITVRKGTVHALIGENGAGKSTLMKILYGMQKPDEGTIAIDGEQVSFSTPGDAIARGIGMVHQHFMLADNLTVLENVVLGGEKLYGIGAKARKKIKEISDAYGLGVRPDALVEDLGVADRQRVEILKVLYRGAKILILDEPTAVLVPQEVDALFDNLRELKAEGLTVIFISHKLGEVLKVADDITVIRRGTTVGTADPKTATPKQLAELMVGAELPSPETRESTVTTTPMLKVTGLTVAAAEAVVAEPEVMVPAGAPDSSTVEKAEAGRLLLDDISLTIHKGEILGIAGVEGNGQTELIEALMGMMAPDAGVITLDGADITRMSVRKRREGGIGYIPEDRHRHGLLLESPLWENRILGHVTEAPNSKKGILDLKAARKDTERIVREYDVRTPGIEVTAASLSGGNQQKLIVGREMSHNPKFLIAAHPTRGVDVGAQAQIWDAIREARRDGLAVLLISADLDELIGLSDTLRVIYRGRLVADADPATVTPEELGTAMTGAASGHLESTDNHSAAADGDTTEDEAR from the coding sequence TTGCGCCAAGGAGAGTGCGTCATCAACGCGTCCAGCCCGCCCCCCGCCGTAGAACTGCACGGCATCACCAAGCGCTTCCCCGGCGTCGTCGCCAACAAGGACATTGCGATCACCGTCCGCAAGGGCACGGTCCATGCCCTGATCGGTGAGAACGGCGCCGGCAAGTCGACTCTGATGAAGATCCTCTACGGCATGCAGAAGCCGGACGAGGGCACCATCGCCATCGACGGGGAGCAGGTCTCCTTCAGCACCCCCGGCGACGCCATCGCCCGCGGCATCGGCATGGTGCACCAGCACTTCATGCTCGCCGACAACCTCACCGTCCTGGAGAACGTGGTTCTCGGCGGCGAGAAGTTGTACGGCATCGGCGCCAAGGCCCGTAAGAAGATCAAGGAGATCTCGGACGCGTACGGCCTCGGCGTGCGCCCCGACGCCCTGGTCGAGGACCTCGGTGTCGCCGACCGCCAGCGCGTGGAGATCCTCAAGGTCCTCTACCGCGGCGCGAAGATCCTCATCCTCGACGAGCCGACCGCCGTGCTCGTGCCGCAGGAGGTGGACGCGCTCTTCGACAACCTGCGCGAGCTCAAGGCCGAGGGCCTGACCGTCATCTTCATCTCGCACAAGCTGGGCGAGGTGCTGAAGGTCGCCGACGACATCACGGTCATCCGCCGCGGCACCACGGTCGGCACCGCCGACCCGAAGACCGCCACCCCCAAGCAGCTCGCCGAGCTGATGGTCGGTGCGGAGCTGCCCTCGCCGGAGACCCGCGAGTCCACCGTGACCACCACGCCGATGCTCAAGGTCACGGGCCTGACCGTCGCCGCGGCCGAGGCCGTCGTCGCCGAGCCGGAGGTCATGGTCCCTGCGGGCGCCCCGGACTCGTCCACCGTGGAGAAGGCCGAGGCCGGCCGGCTGCTGCTGGACGACATCAGCCTGACCATCCACAAGGGCGAGATCCTCGGCATTGCCGGTGTCGAGGGCAACGGCCAGACGGAGCTGATCGAGGCGCTGATGGGCATGATGGCCCCCGACGCGGGCGTCATCACCCTGGACGGCGCGGACATCACCCGGATGTCGGTGCGCAAGCGCCGCGAGGGCGGCATCGGCTACATCCCCGAGGACCGCCACCGCCACGGCCTGCTGCTGGAGTCCCCGCTCTGGGAGAACCGCATCCTCGGCCACGTCACCGAGGCGCCCAACTCCAAGAAGGGCATCCTCGACCTGAAGGCGGCCCGCAAGGACACCGAGCGGATCGTGCGCGAGTACGACGTCCGCACGCCCGGCATCGAGGTCACCGCGGCCTCGCTCTCCGGCGGCAACCAGCAGAAGCTGATCGTCGGCCGCGAGATGAGCCACAACCCGAAGTTCCTGATCGCCGCCCACCCCACCCGCGGTGTGGACGTCGGCGCGCAGGCACAGATCTGGGACGCGATCCGCGAGGCCCGCCGCGACGGCCTGGCCGTCCTGCTCATCTCCGCGGACCTGGACGAGCTCATCGGCCTGTCCGACACCCTGCGGGTGATCTACCGCGGCCGCCTGGTCGCGGACGCCGACCCGGCGACCGTCACTCCCGAGGAGCTCGGCACCGCCATGACGGGCGCCGCCTCCGGGCACCTGGAATCAACCGACAACCACTCCGCCGCTGCCGACGGTGACACGACGGAGGACGAGGCCCGATGA
- a CDS encoding cytidine deaminase — protein MTSGQAVDWEALRTAARDAMTRAYAPYSGFPVGVAALVDDGRVVTGCNVENASYGLGLCAECGLVSSLQATGGGRLTHFTCVDGKGEILVPCGRCRQLLYEFGGDELLVETPDGILPLAAMLPQAFGPDHLR, from the coding sequence GTGACCTCCGGCCAGGCGGTGGACTGGGAAGCCCTGCGGACGGCCGCCCGGGACGCGATGACCCGGGCGTACGCCCCGTACTCGGGCTTCCCGGTCGGGGTCGCCGCCCTGGTGGACGACGGCCGCGTCGTGACCGGCTGCAACGTCGAGAACGCCAGCTACGGGCTGGGCCTGTGCGCCGAGTGCGGGCTGGTCTCCTCCCTCCAGGCCACCGGCGGTGGCCGCCTCACGCACTTCACGTGCGTGGACGGCAAGGGCGAGATCCTCGTCCCGTGCGGCCGCTGTCGCCAGCTGCTGTACGAATTCGGCGGCGACGAGCTGCTGGTGGAGACCCCCGACGGGATCCTCCCGCTGGCGGCGATGCTGCCGCAGGCCTTCGGGCCCGACCACCTGAGATAG
- a CDS encoding amidohydrolase — MSRESQTAQPAASDRPELPGKLPDHLRTELIAFRRDLHMHPELGHQEFRTTAAIKARLEKAGLRPRVLKSGTGLICDVGTWDGGRPMLALRADIDALPIPDAKTHVPYRSTFPDRAHACGHDVHTAVVLGAGLVLAELDRQGLLPRPVRLLFQPAEEVLPGGATDAIESGVLDGVGRIVAVHCDPRVDAGRIGLRPGPITSACDRLEVSLSGSGGHTARPHLTTDLVTAAARVAVDTPALLARRMDARSGMSVTWGRIEAGHACNVIPMHAELSGTVRCLDLNAWHEAPDMIHAAIDEIATMHGAKFEINHVRGVPPVVNDPVITELLREAMGVRLGAESVEDTEQSLGGEDFSWYLEHVPGAMARLGVRTPGDTAKRDLHRGDFDVDESAIGVGVEFFTAAALIDGRRAAAGR; from the coding sequence ATGTCCCGCGAGTCCCAGACCGCCCAGCCCGCCGCGTCCGACCGGCCCGAGCTGCCCGGCAAGCTTCCGGACCACCTGCGTACCGAACTGATTGCTTTCCGCCGGGACTTGCACATGCACCCGGAGCTCGGACACCAGGAATTCCGTACCACCGCGGCGATCAAGGCCCGGTTGGAGAAAGCCGGCCTGCGACCACGGGTGCTGAAGTCCGGCACGGGCCTGATCTGTGACGTCGGCACCTGGGACGGGGGCCGGCCGATGCTGGCCCTGCGCGCGGACATCGACGCCCTGCCCATCCCGGACGCGAAGACGCACGTCCCGTACCGCTCGACCTTCCCGGACCGCGCCCACGCCTGCGGGCACGACGTGCACACCGCGGTGGTCCTCGGCGCCGGCCTGGTCCTCGCCGAGCTGGACCGGCAGGGGCTGCTGCCCCGCCCCGTACGGCTGCTCTTCCAGCCCGCCGAGGAAGTGCTCCCGGGCGGGGCCACCGATGCCATCGAGTCCGGGGTCCTGGACGGCGTGGGCCGGATCGTCGCCGTGCACTGCGACCCCCGGGTCGACGCGGGGCGCATCGGGCTGCGGCCCGGCCCCATCACCTCCGCCTGCGACCGGCTGGAGGTCAGCCTCTCCGGCTCCGGCGGGCACACCGCCCGCCCGCACCTGACCACCGACCTGGTGACGGCCGCCGCCCGGGTGGCCGTCGACACCCCGGCGCTGCTGGCCCGCCGGATGGACGCCCGCTCGGGCATGTCCGTCACCTGGGGCCGGATCGAGGCCGGGCACGCCTGCAACGTCATCCCGATGCACGCCGAGCTGTCCGGAACGGTGCGCTGCCTGGACCTGAACGCCTGGCACGAGGCACCGGACATGATCCACGCCGCGATCGACGAGATCGCGACCATGCACGGGGCCAAGTTCGAGATCAACCACGTGCGCGGGGTGCCCCCGGTGGTCAACGACCCGGTGATCACCGAACTGCTGCGCGAGGCGATGGGGGTCCGCCTGGGCGCGGAGTCGGTCGAGGACACCGAGCAGAGCCTGGGCGGGGAGGACTTCTCCTGGTACCTGGAGCACGTGCCGGGCGCGATGGCCCGCCTGGGGGTCCGTACGCCCGGCGACACCGCCAAGCGCGATCTGCACCGGGGCGACTTCGACGTGGACGAGTCCGCGATCGGCGTCGGCGTGGAGTTCTTCACGGCCGCGGCACTGATCGACGGGCGCCGTGCGGCTGCCGGCCGTTAG
- a CDS encoding ABC transporter permease, which translates to MSASTVSTKKAAPATRGRKKLTLPWIMLIIAAGLALVSLVRLISGANDLTSVGQVSGALSLAVPIGLAGLGGLWAERAGVVNIGLEGMMILGTWFGAWAGYQWGPWTGVMAGIIGGAIGGLLHAIITITFNVNHIVSGVAVNILALGFTQYLSNFTFADAPGGSSKQSPQVEPIYKITIPGLSDWMAELQAKHWFFVSDLAGVIGGLVTELSLLTVVALLLIPATWWVLWRTTFGLRLRSCGENPIAAESLGVNVYKYKYIAVIVSGGLAGLGGAFLSIVASPIYQEGQTGGRGYIGLAAMIFGNWMPGGMALGAGLFGFIDSLKLRGGATNVHALLLLIAIVLVLVCVWQLYRKKYLQAGISAVFAALLFVWYATTDSVPSQFVDAAPYVTTLLVLALSAQRLRMPKADGMPYRKGQGK; encoded by the coding sequence GTGAGCGCCAGCACCGTTTCCACGAAGAAAGCGGCACCCGCGACGCGTGGCCGCAAGAAGCTGACCCTGCCCTGGATCATGCTGATCATCGCGGCCGGCCTCGCGCTGGTCTCGCTGGTCCGCCTGATCAGCGGCGCCAACGACCTGACCTCCGTCGGCCAGGTCTCCGGCGCCCTCTCGCTCGCCGTGCCGATCGGCCTGGCCGGTCTCGGCGGCCTGTGGGCCGAGCGCGCGGGCGTCGTCAACATCGGCCTCGAGGGCATGATGATCCTCGGCACCTGGTTCGGTGCCTGGGCCGGTTACCAGTGGGGTCCGTGGACCGGCGTCATGGCCGGCATCATCGGCGGCGCCATCGGCGGCCTGCTGCACGCGATCATCACGATCACCTTCAACGTCAACCACATCGTTTCCGGTGTGGCGGTCAACATCCTGGCCCTGGGCTTCACCCAGTACCTGTCGAACTTCACCTTCGCGGACGCGCCGGGCGGCTCCTCCAAGCAGTCGCCGCAGGTCGAACCGATCTACAAGATCACGATCCCGGGGCTGTCCGACTGGATGGCCGAGCTCCAGGCCAAGCACTGGTTCTTCGTCTCCGACCTCGCCGGCGTCATCGGCGGCCTGGTCACCGAGCTGTCGCTGCTGACCGTCGTCGCCCTGCTGCTTATCCCGGCCACCTGGTGGGTGCTGTGGCGGACCACCTTCGGTCTGCGGCTGCGCTCCTGCGGTGAGAACCCGATCGCCGCGGAGTCGCTCGGCGTCAACGTCTACAAGTACAAGTACATCGCCGTGATCGTCTCGGGCGGCCTCGCCGGCCTCGGCGGCGCGTTCCTGTCGATCGTCGCCAGCCCGATCTACCAGGAGGGCCAGACCGGCGGCCGCGGTTACATCGGTCTCGCCGCGATGATCTTCGGTAACTGGATGCCGGGCGGCATGGCACTGGGTGCGGGCCTCTTCGGCTTCATCGACAGCCTCAAGCTGCGCGGTGGCGCCACCAACGTCCACGCGCTGCTGCTGCTGATCGCCATCGTGCTGGTGCTCGTCTGCGTCTGGCAGCTCTACAGGAAGAAGTACCTCCAGGCCGGCATCTCGGCGGTCTTCGCCGCGCTGCTGTTCGTCTGGTACGCGACGACCGACTCGGTGCCCAGCCAGTTCGTGGACGCCGCTCCGTACGTCACCACCCTGCTCGTGCTCGCCCTGTCGGCGCAGCGCCTGCGGATGCCCAAGGCGGACGGCATGCCGTACCGCAAGGGCCAGGGCAAGTGA
- a CDS encoding N-acetylneuraminate synthase family protein, with protein sequence MTSTPDARLRTFGSRTAGPGRPVYVVGEIGINHNGDLGNAFALIDAAAEAGCDAVKFQKRTPEICTPRDQWDIERDTPWGRMTYIDYRHKVEFGEDEYRAIDDHCAKRGIDWFASPWDTEAVAFLEKFDVPAHKVASASLTDDELLRALRATGRTVVLSTGMSTPQQIRHAVEVLGSANILLCHATSTYPAKAEELNLRVINTLREEYPNVPIGYSGHETGLQTTLAAVALGAAFVERHITLDRAMWGSDQAASVEPGGLTRLVRDIRTIETALGDGIKRVYESELGPMKKLRRVQGRLAAV encoded by the coding sequence TCTACGTCGTCGGCGAGATCGGCATCAACCACAACGGCGACCTCGGCAACGCCTTCGCCCTCATCGACGCCGCCGCCGAAGCGGGCTGCGACGCCGTCAAGTTCCAAAAGCGCACCCCGGAGATCTGCACCCCGCGCGACCAGTGGGACATCGAGCGCGACACCCCCTGGGGCCGGATGACCTACATCGACTACCGCCACAAGGTCGAGTTCGGCGAGGACGAGTACCGCGCCATCGACGACCACTGCGCCAAGCGCGGCATCGACTGGTTCGCCTCCCCGTGGGACACCGAGGCCGTCGCCTTCCTGGAGAAGTTCGACGTCCCCGCCCACAAGGTGGCCTCCGCCTCCCTCACCGACGACGAGCTGCTGCGCGCCCTGCGCGCCACCGGCCGCACCGTGGTGCTGTCCACCGGCATGTCCACCCCGCAGCAGATCCGCCACGCGGTGGAGGTGCTCGGCAGCGCCAACATCCTGCTCTGCCACGCCACTTCGACGTACCCGGCCAAGGCCGAGGAGCTCAACCTGCGGGTGATCAACACCCTCCGCGAGGAGTACCCGAACGTCCCGATCGGCTACTCCGGCCACGAGACGGGCCTGCAGACCACCCTCGCCGCCGTCGCCCTCGGCGCCGCCTTCGTCGAGCGCCACATCACCCTCGACCGCGCGATGTGGGGCTCCGACCAGGCCGCCTCCGTCGAGCCCGGCGGCCTCACCCGTCTCGTGCGCGACATCCGCACCATCGAGACCGCCCTCGGCGACGGGATCAAGCGGGTCTACGAGTCCGAGCTCGGCCCCATGAAGAAGCTCCGCCGCGTACAGGGCCGGCTGGCAGCCGTCTGA
- a CDS encoding BMP family lipoprotein codes for MRRITRIATVGIASAALALSATACGGKKSSDASASPSESGQKSAAIAYDIGGRGDQSFNDAAYAGLKKAETDLKIKGAEAEPTDGEGEADKVQRLTELARKGNNPVIGVGFAYAPAIKKVAPKFPNTTFGIIDDTSVTGDNIANLVFNEEQGSYLAGVAAAKASKTGTVGFIGGVEVPLIKKFEAGFTQGVKDTNPNAKVLSQYLTQPPNFDGFAKPDLGKAAAQGQLDAGADVVYAAAGLAGSGAIEAASAKGKWAIGVDSDQYNQAGLAKYKDSILTSVTKDVSDSVFNLIKSVEDGKPTTGEIRYGLDKDGVGLADSNPKYKEMADVIAAVEKAKADIIAKKITVKTAP; via the coding sequence TTGCGCCGGATCACCAGGATCGCCACCGTGGGCATCGCGTCCGCGGCGCTGGCCCTCTCGGCCACCGCCTGTGGCGGAAAGAAGTCGTCGGACGCCTCGGCCTCCCCCTCGGAGTCGGGTCAGAAGTCCGCAGCCATCGCGTACGACATCGGTGGCCGCGGCGACCAGTCGTTCAACGACGCCGCCTACGCCGGTCTGAAGAAGGCCGAAACCGATCTGAAGATCAAGGGCGCCGAGGCGGAGCCCACCGACGGTGAGGGCGAGGCCGACAAGGTCCAGCGTCTCACCGAGCTTGCCCGCAAGGGCAACAACCCGGTCATCGGTGTCGGCTTCGCCTACGCCCCGGCCATCAAGAAGGTCGCGCCGAAGTTCCCGAACACCACGTTCGGCATCATCGACGACACCTCCGTCACCGGTGACAACATCGCCAACCTGGTCTTCAACGAGGAGCAGGGCTCCTACCTGGCCGGCGTCGCCGCCGCCAAGGCGTCGAAGACCGGCACGGTCGGCTTCATCGGCGGTGTCGAGGTTCCGCTGATCAAGAAGTTCGAGGCGGGCTTCACCCAGGGCGTCAAGGACACCAACCCGAACGCCAAGGTGCTCTCCCAGTACCTGACCCAGCCGCCGAACTTCGACGGTTTCGCCAAGCCCGACCTCGGCAAGGCCGCCGCGCAGGGCCAGCTCGACGCGGGCGCCGACGTGGTCTACGCCGCCGCCGGTCTCGCCGGTTCCGGTGCCATCGAGGCCGCTTCGGCCAAGGGCAAGTGGGCCATCGGCGTCGACTCCGACCAGTACAACCAGGCGGGTCTGGCGAAGTACAAGGACTCCATCCTGACCTCGGTCACCAAGGACGTCTCGGACTCCGTCTTCAACCTGATCAAGTCGGTCGAGGACGGCAAGCCCACCACCGGTGAGATCCGCTACGGCCTGGACAAGGACGGCGTCGGCCTGGCCGACTCCAACCCGAAGTACAAGGAGATGGCTGACGTCATCGCCGCGGTGGAGAAGGCCAAGGCCGACATCATCGCCAAGAAGATCACCGTCAAGACCGCGCCGTAA